The DNA sequence GCGATCTGGAGTGCCGCCACGAAGGGGGACCCGTCGGGCGCCGATGACGAGCAAGCGGCCCGGCGGCCCTCATCGGTACCTTCACCGGTACCTACATCGCCACCTGCATCGGGGTGAGCGGCCGACGGCACCCGGGTGCTGCGATGTCCGGACGGAGGGTGGTGCGCGGTCGGCGCCGCATCACCAGTTGATGGCGTCGTCCATCTCCTGCTGCCAGTACGTGACCTTGAGCGAGTCGTCGACGTAAACACCCTTCGCGGGCAGCGACGGGTGGGCGCCCTTGCCGACGCTCTCGCTGCCGGAGCGGCCCTGGAAGTAGACGGACAGGGTCTTCACGGTGTGGCCGTTGGTGCCGCTGCCGTCGGCTGCCGAGAGGTTCACGGAGGCGTAGCCGGACTCACCCGGCTGGAGCGTGACGACTGCCTGGGGCTGCGAGTCCTCGATGACCGGGGGCACGGACTGGGCCTCGCCGAAGCGGACGGCCGGGTAGCCGTAGAGGTAGCAGCTCTTGCTGCCGGTGTTGGTCACCGTGAGCAGCATGTGGTTCAGGGGGCGGTTCAGCGGGGCGGCGACCGTCTTGGTGTTGGAGCCCTCACAGGTGACCGGCTTGGCGGAGGAGGCCGCGGGCGTCTTCGACGTGGGGGTGTGCGCCGCGGTGCCCGAACCGTTGGTGGAGGTCTTGGCGCCCGAGGAGCCCGCGGAGTTCGAGGACTTCGAGGAGGAGCCGGAGCC is a window from the Streptomyces sp. NBC_00299 genome containing:
- a CDS encoding DUF4232 domain-containing protein, producing the protein MSNLRTSRIRLAGAAATAVLATLSLGACSDRTGVKEEGASTTVQPSENTNPDSGTGSSNAGSGSSSKSSNSAGSSGAKTSTNGSGTAAHTPTSKTPAASSAKPVTCEGSNTKTVAAPLNRPLNHMLLTVTNTGSKSCYLYGYPAVRFGEAQSVPPVIEDSQPQAVVTLQPGESGYASVNLSAADGSGTNGHTVKTLSVYFQGRSGSESVGKGAHPSLPAKGVYVDDSLKVTYWQQEMDDAINW